Below is a genomic region from Streptomyces sp. RPA4-2.
ACTCGTCCAGGTAGTGCCGTTGTTCATCCACCAACCCTTGCCAGCCGGTGCTGCCGGCGGCTGCGAGCGCGGCTTGCACCTGGTCCTGTACGGCGGGCAAGGAACGGATGCGTGACCAGCCATAGGCGACCAGTTTGTCGATCCTCAGCTTCTCGCCCGGGATCAGCAGCGACGTGACCGTCAGGCGCGCGACGTCGTCGCTGCTCTCGCTACTGGTCTCCGTCTGCCCAGGCCCCTGTACGGTGTGCTCGGCCGCGGCCGCGACCCGCAGATTGCTGTTGCGCGTGCAGTGCATCAGCAGGAGACGGTTCCCCACCGCATGGTTCTCCTCCGCGTCGAGTGGCGACTCCAGGACCGCAGCGGTGCGGGGATCGCCCGCGACTGACGGAAGCTGTTCGTTGGCGACGAGTTCGGACTGCACCACGACGCGTACCGGGGTGTCGACCGCTTCGACTTCGTAGGCGATCGCGGCGGTGGAGCGCTGCGTGAAGGAGACCATCCGCGTGGAGCGCACCCGCACCGTGCGGCCCGCCGGCGAGGTCCACGTACAACTGCGGTGGAGCAGACCGGCACGCAGATCCAGCACCCGCTCGTGGCTGCCGAGCCTGCCGTAGCGCACGTCGAAGGGCTCGTCGTCGACCAGCAGCCGCAGAATTTTGCCGTTGGTGACATTGATGGCGGTCTGGCCGGACTCGGGGTAGCCGTATCCTCCTTCCGCGTAGGGCAAAGGGTGCAACTCGTGGAAGCCGTTGAGGTAGGAGCCGGGCAGACCATGAGGATCGCCCTCGTCAAGGTTTCCGCGCCAGCCGACATGACCGTTGGAGAGCGCGAAGACCGATTCGCTCTGCGGCAGTAGATCCAAGTTGAGAAATGTTTCTTTCAGGGCCCAGGGATCGACGGCGAAACAACTGTCCGTGATCATTGCTGGTGCTCCAGCTCGGCGAGGTCCTGCACGACGATGTCAGCGCCGTGGGCGAGCAGGGCATCCGCCTGGCCGACCCGGTCGACCCCGACGACGTAGCCGAAGTGACCCGACCGACCGGCGTCCATTCCGGCCAGTGCGTCCTCGAAGACAGCCGACACCCGAGCTGTGACACCGAGGTCATGGGCGGCGGCCAGGAACGTATCGGGATGCGGTTTGCCGGGAAGCCCGCGCTCCGCGGCCACCAGCCCGTCGATGCGAACGTCGAACAGCGCCTCGGCCCCGACCGACACCAGGATCTCGCGGCAATTCGCGCTGGAGGACACGACACCTGTCTTCAAGCCGTGCTGCCGGACTGTTTGGATGTAGCGCATGGTGCCCGGGTACGATTCGACGCCCGTCGCGCTGATCTTCTCCAGCAATAGATCGTTCTTGCGATTCCCTAGACCCCGCACCGTGTCGCCCTCGTCGTCCGGGGAGCCCTCGGGAAGCTTGATGCCGCGCGAGGCGAGGAAGCTGCGCACACCGTCCGTGCGTGGCCTTCCGTCCACGTACTCGTCATAGTCCTCGGTGACGTCGAACGGCGTGAAGCCGGATCCGTCGTGCCGGAGGAGGAAGTCGTCGAACGTCTCCTTCCAGGCAGCCGCGTGTATGACGGCCGTCTTCGTGATGACACCGTCCAGGTCGAACAGGCACGCTTCAATCGATTCCGGCAGGCTGTACGGCCTCATCGAGTACGCCCTCCAGAAGAACGTCGCTGGATCGGCAGAAGGCTTGGTGATGCTTCGCTGCTCTCTGCCTGGGGCCCTGTCAGGCTGTGGTCACTTCCCGGCTACGCCCCTGCCCATCAATCACGATCCTCCCGATTCCGGGCAGGTGCAACAAACATGGCCGGAACGGCGACCCTTCCCAACCGACAACCCGACTGCGGAACAGTTCTTCTCCGACAGCCGGGCCGACCTGCACTTCTCTCGCACGAGCAACCGTCGTCGGTGTCCGCGAACCGTTCGAATCCTGCCGACAGCTGTCACCTCGGGTCGGACGGTTCCGTCCAGCGATCGGCGTCCTCAGGTGACCTCGCCGAGATCCTCATTCAGCCGTGCCGCGGCGTCAACGCTCGACGGCCGACCTGCGACAAACCGGGCCAGGTGTGTTTCAAGGGACTCGAGTTGCTCGAGCCCCATATGCGCTCCCCAGCGCTCGCGCACGTCGTCGAAGAGTGAGGCGCCGAGCGTCATCATGTCGTGGCCCCGGCCGGTGACCCGCAGCCGCTTGAGGCGGCCGTCGCTCGGGTCGTCCTCCCGCTCGACGTATCCGAGCTTCTCCAGTGCGGCAATCGTCCTGGCGGCACCCTGTTTGGAGACCGAGAGCCGACGGCCGAGCTCCGAGGCCGTGTCCGCTCCCTCGTCGATGGCGCGCAGGGCGAACTCATGCGATGCGCGCACGCCCGGGTGCCCGCGACGCGCCAGTTCACCGTGCACGTCGTCCACCATCGACTGGAAGCCGCCGAGAAGCAGCAGCGCGAGTTCAGCGCCCGGTGATCGTGCCATGCGACGAAGCATACGAGAAACGAGGTCGACAACCATGTTGTCGACCTATAGATTGACAACTATGTTGTCGATCGAGTCCAGGAGCATGATGGAACCCTTTGCCGGCGGCGCCACCATCCCGGGTGTCGAGCACCACCAAGTCAGCCTGAACGGGACCGAACTGCACTACATATCGGCCGGGACCAGCGGCTCTCCCGTCATGCTGGTCCACGGCTTCCCCGAGACCTGGTGGGTCTTCCGCAAGCTGATCCCCCTGCTCAGCGAGCACCATCGCGTATTCGCCCCCGACCTTCGCGGCTTCGGTGACTCCGCCACCGCGACCACAGCGCACGACAGTGTGACCGCGGCCCAGGATCTGTGTGAACTGATTGCGCGGCTCGACGTGGGCCCCGTCCATCTCACGGGCCAGGACATCAGCGGCCCCACCACGTTCCGTGTCACCGCCACACGACCCGACCTCGTGCGAAGCTATGCGGCGATCGAGACCGGACTGCCCGGGTTCGGTGTCGAAAGGCTCGCGGACGTCGCCCATGGCGGCGCCTGGCACATCGGCGTGCTCGCCGCCCCCGGCATCCCCGACATGCTGCTCGCCGGACGAGAACGGGCGTTCCTCGCGCAGTACGCGATCCCGTCGCTCTGCGTGACCCCTGACGCGTTCACCGACGACGATATCGACGAACTCGCCCGCTCCTACGCGCGACCCGACGCGTTCAACGGCGCGGCCGGACTGTACCGATCGATGCTCCGCGAAGGCGACGAAATCCGCGAACTGGCATCCCGGAAACTCACCACGCCCGTGCTCGCTGTCGGCGGCAGATCGGGAGAGTTCACCCCGGCGACCCTGCGCCAGGTCGCCGAGGACGTCAGCACCCTCTCACTCGACGGGATCGGCCACTATGCGGCGATGGAAGCCCCCGACAGGCTCGCGGACGGCCTCCTGTCCTTCTACGAGAAACTCGACAACCGGGGGTGACGCGGGCCGGTCCACGATCACTGGCACCCGACCGAGCGAGACACCGGAGAGACAGCCGACGGGCGTTGCGGTGTCGTAGGTCGAAGCCGTTCCGGCGCTCCGCGTGATCTGACCCCACGCGCCACTCGACGGGTGATAACGGACCGAGGCCCAGGCGCAAAGCGATGTTCGCGGTGGGCCCACGGGTCGCGCCAGGGGTGTGGGGAGCAGCTCGGACACCTGGTGGGTGGCATCGCGTCTCCGGGACATCCCCGCCTATGCGGGGAGGCCGGCTTCGGCGAGCAGGTGAACACGAACGGGGGACCAGCCGACGGCATCCACCTGCGGATCCGCCTGTCAGAGGCGAAGTCCTGCGTGCTGGTCGTCATGGGCGTGAGTGCGGACGGCACCAAGGAGCTGATCGCGATGGCCGACGGCTACCGGGAATCAGCCGAGTCCTGGGGCGACTTGCTGCGTGACTGTGCCCGGCGGGGGACGGGCGCCCAGCACTGGGCTTCTGGAAGGCCTTGGCTGGCCGAGGTGTTCCCCGAGGCCCGCCATCAACGGCGCTGGGTTCACGAAACGGCCAACGTGCTCCACGCGACCCCCAAGTCGGCCCAGCCTGGCGCGCGGAGGGAGCCGCAGGACACAGGGCGCGGGAGTACCGACGCGATCCATCGACGGGGCTGGGCGCTGGGGCTTGTCCAGGGTCAGTCGGATGTCTGACGAAGGACCAGACCGACGAAGCCCCACGTGTCGCGGTAGACGCGCAACCATTCGGTGCGGCGGACCGCGGCTGTCTCAAGCACCTGCGAGCTGTCCGGGTCGGCAGGGTGGTCCAGGGCCCATGAGGCCAGCGATCCCCAGCAGGCCCACTCGTAGTCGTCCAGTTCACGACGCGTGCTGACATGCCCGTGGACGGGAGTCCACCCGTCGGCGACGACGCGGTCCAGGGTGGTCGCCAGGTCGGTGAAGTCCCCGAGCATCTCGATGGCCTCCTGTGACGGCTCACGTTCCCAGAAGCCGTCACCGATCAGGACACGTCCGCCCGGAGCCAAGTGCCTACGTGCCGCCGCGAGGGTGGGCAGCAGGCCGCCGAGGGCATGCGTGGCCCCGACGCTGAGTACCAGGTCGAATGAGTCCGTGGAACGGAAGTCCGCGGCCTCCTGGCGGTGCAGTGCCAGGCGCGTTTGGACGCCCAGCCGGCTCGCGGCCTCGCGCGCCTGTCGAAGGGCGTCCTCGGAGATGTCGACCCCCTCGGCGTGCAGTTGCGGGTGCGCGGTCAGGGCGCGCAGAAGCCATTCCCCGCCGCCGCAGCCCAGGTCGAGTACCCGCTCGTCGCCACATGGGGCGCCATGTTCCAGCAGTTGTCGCACCGAGTCGTCGTCGAGTGGAGACTGGATCGGGTGGTTGGCATGGGCGAGCCTGGAGATCTGTTCACGATTCACCGGCGCAGCTTGACAGCGCCCGAGCTCCCACGCACGTCGATTTCCTCCGCGGACTGGACGTCCGTCAGACAACCGTCGGTCCACAGGTATTGACGATTGCTCAGGAAACAACGTCTTGGTCCGCAAGGCTCACCGGACCGGGGTAGCACGCGAAAGGGCGTCAGGCCTCTCGGCCTTGCCGTATGGATGTCGTAAGGAGTCGCGAGATGGGGGATTCAGGGGCCTATCGTCCCTCCTTGGTCGAGAAGAAAGATGTTTCTTACATGGAAGCCCTGTCCCGCCTGAGACGTGCCCTGGCCTGCGGGGTCGCCGCAGCCGTCGTAGTAGTCTCCGGCCTGGCTGCCCAAGCCCAGGCTGCGCCGGCGTCAACCGCCCCCGTGGACAAGACCTGCGGAACCCCATCCGTGCCGGCCGGCGGCAACTGCATGAGCTCGTTGATCAGCTCCGCCTTCGACATGATCAAAGCCGAGCGAGCGGCCGCCGACATCAACAAGCTGGACAACGCGGCGTTCACCCAGAACACCGCGACGAACTTGAGCGCGGAGTTTCCGGGCTTCAACGTCATGGTGTTCAAGACCGTGGGCACCGACCTGTTTGACTCCGAGTTCTTTGTGAACGAGCACACGGCTGACATGACGGGGGTGTTGCTCGACACCACCTACAAGCTCAAACATTTCCTGGACAAGGACCAAAAGGACCCCTCCGGCTATGACATCTTCCAGATCTGGGTCTTCCAGGGGGACTCGACCTTCCGCAACCGGGGTGACGGCGGCTTCATGAACTGGGCGTTCACCGGCAACGACAGCGACACCGTCAAAGAGGAGCCGTGGACCTGTCGGGCGAACACTTCGAGGCCCTACGAATGCGACGGCGACGTGCGCACCCTCCACTTCCCCGCGCGGTCCGGCTACGCCACCACGACCGGCAGCCTGACCCCCGACGCGAGCAGCCCCGGCTACCACGCCTGCCTGGACGTCACCGGCAACGGCACCGCGAACGGCACCCCCGTGCAGATGTGGGAGTGCAACGGCGGCGCCTCACAGAAGTGGACCTACAACGGTTACAAGCTCCAGGCGGCCAACGGCAAGTGCCTCGACCTGGAGGGCAACAACAACACGAACGGGACCAAGCTTCAGATCTGGGACTGCGAGGAAATCCCCGGTCAACGCTGGCACATGTCGCCCAGCGGCAGTTTGCGGCACATGACGGACCAAGACGACCGGTCCAAGGACATCTGCATGAACGACCTGAACGGCCAGACCGCCAACGGCAGCACGGTGGCAGCCTGGGCTTGCGGCTCCGCCGACAACCGGGACACCCCCAGCCAGAACTGGGCTTGGGGCGGCACCCCACCGACCACGTCCGGCAATCGGGCGATCTGGGTGGTCAACTCCGACAAGACCTACGTCAACACCGAGTACAACCGGTGCATGGTGCGCGGACCTGAGTTCGACAGCTCCAAGACCGGCGGCTTGGTGACCCAGCACGTGTGCCAGTCGACGGCGCCCAGCAGCCACCAGTGGGCAGCCGAGCTCCCCTCGTCCTTTGACAGCAAGGGCTACTACTGGATCAAGGCCGGCAACGGCATGTGCCTGACCGTCCCTTACAACAACGGCACCCCGCCGTCGGCCGGGACTCAGCTGTTCTGGTGGGGCTGCGAGACCCGCTGGTTCTCGGGCAGCCAGATGTGGAACATCATCCCGACCAAGGTCGGAACCAAGGGGGCCTACATGTTCATCAACAACTGGACGGGCCTGTGCCTGTCGATGGACCCAGCCACCGCCTCCGCCTCGGGCGGCAAGGTCACCCAGGACACCTGCCCGAAGTAACGCTCACACCCACGGGAGGGCCGGTACCAGAACACACCCGGCCCTCCCGCCCCGGGCGGACTTTTCCGACATGGCGTGGGACGTCCCTACCGCCGGAACCTCGTCCCACCGAAGCGGTCCTCACGGGCGCGCGAAGCGCAGGCGGCCTACCCGATCGATTGGTGGCGACCGGGTGGCAACTGGCCCTGGCAGTAGCCGTCATGGTGCGGGGCGTGCAGGGATCTCCTCCAGCGTGCTGACCATGACCGCCTCCACCTGGTCCACGCTGATGGTGGGTGGCCGGCCCGGCCGGGGCTCGTCCACCAGCCCGTCCGGACGGGCCGCCAGAAACCGGCGCCGCTACTTGCGGACCGTGTCCGCCGCGACCCGTAACTCCCGTGCCACCACAACAACGGCACATCAGCACCGTCGCATGCCAACACCATGCGGGCCCGCCACTGCCTGCGCAGATGACGCCCTGCGGGCCCAATGCTCCAACACCACACGCTCATCGGGCGACAACAACAACGGTTCCAACTTCGGACCACGACGAGGCACCGGCACACCCGCAGAAGCGGGCATACACAAACTAACGACGGATCTCCGGCGCAAGACACGAGCGGAACTCGCCACGACTCGGAAGGTCATCGCGGAACTCGCACCGACCGGGGCCGAATCCGAACCGTCCGAGTCGGCCACCGCCCACCAGGCCATCCTGAATGCCTTCAACACCCACCCCGATCAGGCGTTAACCTGGACGCGGCCGCCACCAGAAACGGAATTAAAGCCGCTCCTCGTGGGCTGGAATCGGCACGGCCGCCGGCCGCCACTCTCGCCTGATCAACCCGAACACCCACGAGTCGGATACCTCGCCGTTCACGACGCAGTCCTCCCGCAACGTCCCTTCACGCATGAATCCGATCTTCTCCAGGACCCGGGCGGATGCCACGTTGCGCGTATCGGTCTCGGCCTGAACTCGATTCAGGTCCAGGCTGTCGAATGCCCACTGCAGCAAGGCGTGCGCGGCCTCCGTCGCGAAGCCGTGGCCCCACATCGCTTCGCCGAGGACGTAGCCCAACGACGCGCTGCGGTGGTCCGGGTTCCATCTGGTCAGACCGCACCAGCCGACGAAGGCCCCGTCAGAAGCACGGTCGATGGCCACCCGCACCCCGGTGTCTTCGTCCGCCATCTTCCGGCACATCGCGATGAAGCGCTCGGCGCGAGCCCGTTCGTCCCACGGCGGGGAGTCCCAGTAGCGCATTACGTAGGTGTTGCCGTGCAGTGCGAAGAGGCGGTCCGCGTCGGCGTCGGTGAAGGGACGCAGCCGCAGGCGAGCGGTGTGCAGCATGGGGGTGGCCAAAGTCATGCGCACCATCTTGTGTCCTCATGGGGCGGGCAGAACGCCGAATATCCGATCTCGGTTCGGTCCTCACGACCAAGGCACCGCCTATCAGCAGATCGTGCACCGCACGGCTACTCGGCCTGCCCGCCGACGACCCGGACATGAACGTCACCGACAGCCGCCTCGCCCGCCAAGGCTTCCTCACCAAAGCCGGACGAGGCCACTACCAGAAACGGACTGAACGACCTCTGAGGCCCATGCAGATGGCGTCGGGTCGGAGGTCAGGGCACGATGTAGTTCGCGGCGCGGAACAGTTCGTACCATTCCGCACGGGTCAGTGGTACGTCCGATCCGAGGGCCGCGTCCACGACGCGCTGCGGTGTGGTGGTACCGATGACCACCTGCATCCGGGCGGGGTGCCGGGTGATCCAGGCTGTCGCGATGGCCAGGGAGGGCACACCGTACTTCGCCGCCAGGCGGTCGATGACGGCGTTGAGCTTGGGGTGGCGCTCCGAGCCGAGGAACGGTCCGTCGAAGAAGCCGGCCTGGAACGGTGACCAGGCCTGCACGGTGATGTCGTGCAGGCGGCAGTAGTCCAGGAGCCCGTCGTCACGGCTGACCGACTGGTCCAAGCCCTGCATGTTGGCTGCGACGCCTTGCGCGATGAGCGGGGCGTGCGTGATCGACAGCTGGAGCTGGTTCACCACCAGCGGCTGACTGACGTGGCGCTTCAACAGGTCGATCTGCCGGGAGGTGTGGTTCGAGACGCCGAAGGCCCGTACCTTGCCTGCCGTGGCGAGTTCGTCGAACGCACGCGCGACTTCCTCGGGTTCGACCAAGGCGTCGGGACGGTGCAGCAGCAGGATGTCGAGGTAGTCGGTGCCAAGGGCCTTGAGTGAACCGTCCACCGACTCGATGATGTGTTCGTAGGAGAAGTCGAAGTACGGGCCTTCGCGGACGATGCCCGCCTTTGACTGGATGATCAACTTTTCGCGCTGCGAGGGGCCCAGTCGCATCGCCTCGGCGAAACGGCGCTCGCAGCCGTGCAGTTCGCTGCCGTACACGTCGGCGTGATCGAGGAATGTGATGCCGGAGTCCATCGCGGTGGCGAGGAGTTCTCGTACCTCTGCGTCGCTCTTGTCCTGGATGCGCATGAGGCCGAGCACGATGTTCGGGACGACCATTTCGGTGCCGGGCAGCTTGAAATTCTTCACGATCGGATCCTTGTCCATCAGTAGTTTTCGGTGCCGGGCGCCTCAGGCCGCCGAGAGGCGGGAAATCTGCTCAGGAGTGAGTTTGACGTCGGTGGCGGCCGCTGAGTCACGGATGCTTTCGGGGCGAGAGGACCCGGGAATCGGGACCACCACGGGCGCGAGAGCAAGCTCCCAGGCCAGCGTCACCCGGTAGACGCTGACGCCTACCTCGTCCGCGACCTCTCGGAAAGCGGCGTGTTGCGCCGAGAGTTCGGGCGCGTTCGCTATGCCGCCCAACGGGCTCCAGGGCAGGAACGCGATCCCTAGTTCGTTGCAGCGTTCCAGCTCGCGCAGACTTGAACGGAACCTGGGCGAGAACTGGTTCTGGACCGAGTCGAGCCGACCGCCCAGGACCTCGTTCGCCTCGTCGATCTGGTCCACAGTCGCGTTGGAGATACCCGCCATGCGGATCACGCCCTCGTCGAGCAGGTCACGGATTGCACCGATCGAATCGGCGTACGGGACGCGCGGGTCGGGGCGGTGGAACTGGTAGAGGCCGATCGCCTCGACGCCCAGGCGCTTGGCCGACTCCTTGGCGGCCTGCTTGAGATGGGCCGGATTGCCGTTCAGAGTCCAACTGCCGTCGCCGGGCCGCAGGTGACCCCCCTTCGTCGCGACGAGCACGACGTCCGCTCCCCGGCCGTACGCGCGCAGAGCCTGGGCGATGAGCTCCTCGTTGTGTCCGACCTCGCCGGCGTCGCGGTGATACGCGTCCGCCGTGTCGATGAGCGTGACACCGGCATCGAGCGCAGCGTGGATCGTCGCGATCGATCTGCGGGTGTCGGGGCGGCCCTCAATGGACATCGGCATTCCGCCGAGCCCGATCGCCGACACCGTCTGTCCGCCGATCGTGCGTTGCTTCATCGAACGTCTCCTCCGGATGTGGAAGACAGGTGGTCGAGGTCTTCTCGCACGGAAGGCCTGTCTGACCGAGCCTAGGAATCAATGATTCGCAAGTCCAACAGTTGCTGGTCATGGCATTGAGAAATGGAATGGATGAATGGATCCGCAGCAGATGTACTACGTGGCGTGCTTGGCGAGTGAGGAGCGTCGCTTAAGTAGTGCAACGGTGCTTTTTCTGGTTGCTGGGCAGGCCTTCAGGGGCTGTGGCCTTGTTGTCTGTAGTGACTGGGGCAGGCTTGCTGTTGGCGCCCGCGACGCCATGTCGACCAGTGCAAGGTGTGGTCGAGGGGGGAGGGGCGGCGGTCGGTGGGCCGGCTGATTCAGACGTCTGATCTCGGCGAGGCTGAGGTGGATGAGCTGGGAGGATCCGTTTCTGCTTCTCCGCATCCAGTCCCTGGGTCGTAGAACGGTCAGGCAGGCGTGGGCGGCGCCCTCTACCGCCTCGTCACCGGTGACCGGCATTCGCACCGTCACGCGTGACCTGCTGAAGGCATACGCATGCGAACACCAGACGGCTCCCGCACCTGTTCGTAGGACGGAAGCCGTCAGTGTGCGGTCAGGAGGGGGCGACTGCATCGAGGGCCGGTGACATGGCCGGTGTCGTCAGGAAGGGGCACGTTCCACGGCCAGATCATCTCCTCCGTGACGAGCAGTTACGGGGCAACGCTCAGCGCGGTTCGTGCCAGTCCGCGCAGCCAGGCGTGGGCGTGGTCGGTGTCGTAGCGCTGATGCCACGACAGGTACACCGGTGCCGAGGGCAGTTCGATCGGGAGGGGGAGCAGGACCAGGCCGAGGTCGGCGACCGCGGACCGCGTGGTGGCTTCGGGGACGCTGATCACGAGATCGGAACCGCGCGCGAACTCCAGCGCGGCCGCTTCCGTTGGCACGGTCGCCACCACGCGGCGGGTGAGGCCGAGCTGCGCGAGGGCGTCGTCGAGGGCATTGCTGAGGTTTCCACGTCGCGAGACGGTGACGTGCTCAGCGTCGGCGTACCGCTGTGCGGTGACGGTCCTGACGCGCGCGAGGGGGTGCCCCTGCCTCACGACGATGACGAGGCGGGTCTCACCCACGTTCTCGGCACGGATGTCAGGTGCGCTCGGGCGGTTGGCGTTCGCCTCCAGGTCGACCTCGCCGCGCCGCAACTCGGGGGTGTCGATGCTCGATTCCGCGACGAAGCGCAGGCGCACGCCCGGCGCCTGTCCGCGTACGGCCGCGAGCAGTGCGGGGCCGCTCAGGGCGACCAGGGAATCGTGCCAGCGGAGTGTGAAAGTGCGCTCCAGCGTTGCCAGATCGAGTTCACGGCTCGGCGCCAGCACCCCCTGGACCTGGTGCAGCAGCTCGTGCACCTGCTCCCGGACGGCGATCGCATACGGCGTCGGGGTCATCGTGCGGCCGGTGCGCACCAGGATCTGATCCCCGGTCGTGCGCCGGATTCGGCCCAGACTCCGGCTCATCGCGGGTGCGGTGACGTGCAGGCGTGCGGCCGCGCCGGCCACACTTCCGTCCTCCAGCAGCGCGTCGAGCGCGGCGAGCAGGTTCAAATCCAATTGCATGTGAGTAATCCTAGCCGTGCTTGACATGCATTTGAAGTTAATTGAGGGCCTGTATACCTTCGAGACGAGAGCGCAAGACGGAACGCACAGCTCGGCCCGACCGACCTCATCACCCCTCCTCACACGGGAGTACCGCCATGCCCGAAACGCTTCAGACCACTGACGCCGCCGCCTCCGACGCCGACCTTCTCGACCAGACCGCGATCGCCGTGCGCGCGGCCGGTTCGGCGCTGCGCGAGCGCTTCGGCGAGGTGGTCCGCTACGAGACCCGCGAAGAGCTGATGCGCGCGCTCGCCGCCAACGACGACACGGCCCTCGACATCCTGCGCCCCCGCCTCACGCGCCTGCGCCCGGACGCCGGCTGGGTGGAGGAGGAGCTGGACGGCGGGGCGCTGCCGTCCGGCGAATGGTGGGTCGTGGATCCGGTCGAAGGCAATGTCAACCACCTGCACGCCCTGCCGGATTGGGCGGTGACCGCCACCCTCGTGCGCGAGAACCAGCCGGTGCTCACCGTGGTCCACCTGCCGTTGACCGGCGAGACCTACACCGCGCTCACCGGCGCGGGCGCCCATCTCGACGGCCGGCCGTTGCACGTCGCCCAGACCGCGGACCTCGGCCTGAGCATCGTGGCCACCAGCCAGGCCCGGCCGGACGAGGACGAGAAGGTCGTGCGGCGCGTCGGCTCCTCGATCACCGCGATGCTCTTCGACGCGCTCGTCGTCCGCACCGCCGTGCCCGCGACCCTGC
It encodes:
- a CDS encoding HAD family phosphatase — translated: MRPYSLPESIEACLFDLDGVITKTAVIHAAAWKETFDDFLLRHDGSGFTPFDVTEDYDEYVDGRPRTDGVRSFLASRGIKLPEGSPDDEGDTVRGLGNRKNDLLLEKISATGVESYPGTMRYIQTVRQHGLKTGVVSSSANCREILVSVGAEALFDVRIDGLVAAERGLPGKPHPDTFLAAAHDLGVTARVSAVFEDALAGMDAGRSGHFGYVVGVDRVGQADALLAHGADIVVQDLAELEHQQ
- a CDS encoding MarR family winged helix-turn-helix transcriptional regulator encodes the protein MARSPGAELALLLLGGFQSMVDDVHGELARRGHPGVRASHEFALRAIDEGADTASELGRRLSVSKQGAARTIAALEKLGYVEREDDPSDGRLKRLRVTGRGHDMMTLGASLFDDVRERWGAHMGLEQLESLETHLARFVAGRPSSVDAAARLNEDLGEVT
- a CDS encoding alpha/beta fold hydrolase; this translates as MMEPFAGGATIPGVEHHQVSLNGTELHYISAGTSGSPVMLVHGFPETWWVFRKLIPLLSEHHRVFAPDLRGFGDSATATTAHDSVTAAQDLCELIARLDVGPVHLTGQDISGPTTFRVTATRPDLVRSYAAIETGLPGFGVERLADVAHGGAWHIGVLAAPGIPDMLLAGRERAFLAQYAIPSLCVTPDAFTDDDIDELARSYARPDAFNGAAGLYRSMLREGDEIRELASRKLTTPVLAVGGRSGEFTPATLRQVAEDVSTLSLDGIGHYAAMEAPDRLADGLLSFYEKLDNRG
- a CDS encoding cyclopropane-fatty-acyl-phospholipid synthase family protein, which translates into the protein MNREQISRLAHANHPIQSPLDDDSVRQLLEHGAPCGDERVLDLGCGGGEWLLRALTAHPQLHAEGVDISEDALRQAREAASRLGVQTRLALHRQEAADFRSTDSFDLVLSVGATHALGGLLPTLAAARRHLAPGGRVLIGDGFWEREPSQEAIEMLGDFTDLATTLDRVVADGWTPVHGHVSTRRELDDYEWACWGSLASWALDHPADPDSSQVLETAAVRRTEWLRVYRDTWGFVGLVLRQTSD
- a CDS encoding RICIN domain-containing protein; amino-acid sequence: MVEKKDVSYMEALSRLRRALACGVAAAVVVVSGLAAQAQAAPASTAPVDKTCGTPSVPAGGNCMSSLISSAFDMIKAERAAADINKLDNAAFTQNTATNLSAEFPGFNVMVFKTVGTDLFDSEFFVNEHTADMTGVLLDTTYKLKHFLDKDQKDPSGYDIFQIWVFQGDSTFRNRGDGGFMNWAFTGNDSDTVKEEPWTCRANTSRPYECDGDVRTLHFPARSGYATTTGSLTPDASSPGYHACLDVTGNGTANGTPVQMWECNGGASQKWTYNGYKLQAANGKCLDLEGNNNTNGTKLQIWDCEEIPGQRWHMSPSGSLRHMTDQDDRSKDICMNDLNGQTANGSTVAAWACGSADNRDTPSQNWAWGGTPPTTSGNRAIWVVNSDKTYVNTEYNRCMVRGPEFDSSKTGGLVTQHVCQSTAPSSHQWAAELPSSFDSKGYYWIKAGNGMCLTVPYNNGTPPSAGTQLFWWGCETRWFSGSQMWNIIPTKVGTKGAYMFINNWTGLCLSMDPATASASGGKVTQDTCPK
- a CDS encoding GNAT family N-acetyltransferase, translating into MTLATPMLHTARLRLRPFTDADADRLFALHGNTYVMRYWDSPPWDERARAERFIAMCRKMADEDTGVRVAIDRASDGAFVGWCGLTRWNPDHRSASLGYVLGEAMWGHGFATEAAHALLQWAFDSLDLNRVQAETDTRNVASARVLEKIGFMREGTLREDCVVNGEVSDSWVFGLIRREWRPAAVPIPAHEERL
- a CDS encoding aldo/keto reductase family oxidoreductase; the encoded protein is MKNFKLPGTEMVVPNIVLGLMRIQDKSDAEVRELLATAMDSGITFLDHADVYGSELHGCERRFAEAMRLGPSQREKLIIQSKAGIVREGPYFDFSYEHIIESVDGSLKALGTDYLDILLLHRPDALVEPEEVARAFDELATAGKVRAFGVSNHTSRQIDLLKRHVSQPLVVNQLQLSITHAPLIAQGVAANMQGLDQSVSRDDGLLDYCRLHDITVQAWSPFQAGFFDGPFLGSERHPKLNAVIDRLAAKYGVPSLAIATAWITRHPARMQVVIGTTTPQRVVDAALGSDVPLTRAEWYELFRAANYIVP
- a CDS encoding aldo/keto reductase, with the translated sequence MKQRTIGGQTVSAIGLGGMPMSIEGRPDTRRSIATIHAALDAGVTLIDTADAYHRDAGEVGHNEELIAQALRAYGRGADVVLVATKGGHLRPGDGSWTLNGNPAHLKQAAKESAKRLGVEAIGLYQFHRPDPRVPYADSIGAIRDLLDEGVIRMAGISNATVDQIDEANEVLGGRLDSVQNQFSPRFRSSLRELERCNELGIAFLPWSPLGGIANAPELSAQHAAFREVADEVGVSVYRVTLAWELALAPVVVPIPGSSRPESIRDSAAATDVKLTPEQISRLSAA
- a CDS encoding LysR family transcriptional regulator; translated protein: MQLDLNLLAALDALLEDGSVAGAAARLHVTAPAMSRSLGRIRRTTGDQILVRTGRTMTPTPYAIAVREQVHELLHQVQGVLAPSRELDLATLERTFTLRWHDSLVALSGPALLAAVRGQAPGVRLRFVAESSIDTPELRRGEVDLEANANRPSAPDIRAENVGETRLVIVVRQGHPLARVRTVTAQRYADAEHVTVSRRGNLSNALDDALAQLGLTRRVVATVPTEAAALEFARGSDLVISVPEATTRSAVADLGLVLLPLPIELPSAPVYLSWHQRYDTDHAHAWLRGLARTALSVAP
- a CDS encoding 3'(2'),5'-bisphosphate nucleotidase CysQ, giving the protein MPETLQTTDAAASDADLLDQTAIAVRAAGSALRERFGEVVRYETREELMRALAANDDTALDILRPRLTRLRPDAGWVEEELDGGALPSGEWWVVDPVEGNVNHLHALPDWAVTATLVRENQPVLTVVHLPLTGETYTALTGAGAHLDGRPLHVAQTADLGLSIVATSQARPDEDEKVVRRVGSSITAMLFDALVVRTAVPATLHLLNVAAGRIEVFWQFAGARADLLPGALLVTEAGGQITDAEGRPWTPQSEGFLAAAPGVHAEAVATLSR